From Aedes albopictus strain Foshan chromosome 1, AalbF5, whole genome shotgun sequence, one genomic window encodes:
- the LOC134285041 gene encoding cell division cycle 5-like protein: MPRIMIKGGVWRNTEDEILKAAVMKYGKNQWSRIASLLHRKSAKQCKARWYEWLDPSIKKTEWSREEDEKLLHLAKLMPTQWRTIAPIIGRTAAQCLERYEYLLDQAQRKEEGEDGSMDDPRKLKPGEIDPNPETKPARPDPKDMDEDELEMLSEARARLANTQGKKAKRKAREKQLEEARRLAALQKRRELRAAGIGLGNRKRKLKGIDYNSEVPFEKTPAPGFYDTSEEFVVPIAADFSSLRQQQLDGELRTEKEARERKKDKEKLKQKKENDVPLAMLQNQEPAKKRSKLVLPEPQISDQELQQVVKLGRASEIAKEVASESGVETTDALLADYSITPQVAATPRTPAPVTDRILQEAQNMMALTHVDTPLKGGANTPLTQSDFSGALPQSLVVATPNTVLATPFRSTRGPDGAATPAGFLTPGSGALVPVGATPAQPGATPNFVRDKLNINAEETMSVTETPAAYKNYQKQLKSSLKEGLASLPTPRNDYEIVVPDNETDELADDGTGGEPWVADQADVDALRKQEQRARDAKELSLRSQVIQRELPRPLDINMTVLRPSNEMHGLTELQRAEELVKQEMVKILNYDAIRNPVVNPQAPPVKKNPLAQHLAYLEQHPYGDIDESDLDAAKDLLKEEMGVVKGGMAHGDLSLESYTQVWQECLSQVLYLPSQNRYTRANLASKKDRIESAEKRLEINRKHMAKEAKRCGKIEKKLKILTGGYQARAQALVKQFQDTNEQIEQNNLALSTFKFLASQEDLAIPKRLESLTEDVMRQTEREKALQKRYAQLTEEFRELFRDELGPTQQVQQPQPQQRQRRQRHEQQPQRMQNGKKEEVVDEVVAEEQQPQQEEAVPKEAAEEREQQQQEEEVEQQPEEQDEQPQEDGEPMDCQRDDEEQE, translated from the exons ATGCCGCGAATTATGATAAAGGGTGGTGTTTGGCGCAACACCGAG GATGAAATCCTCAAGGCGGCGGTGATGAAATATGGCAAGAACCAATGGTCGCGAATTGCCTCGCTGCTGCACCGGAAGTCGGCCAAGCAGTGCAAGGCCCGGTGGTACGAGTGGCTGGATCCGAGCATCAAGAAGACCGAGTGGTCCCGGGAGGAGGATGAGAAGCTGCTGCATCTGGCGAAGCTGATGCCGACGCAGTGGCGAACGATTGCGCCGATCATCGGGCGGACAGCGGCGCAGTGCTTGGAGCGGTATGAGTACTTACTGGACCAGGCGCAGCGGAAAGAGGAAGGAGAGGACGGGTCGATGGACGATCCGAGGAAGCTGAAGCCGGGCGAGATCGACCCGAATCCGGAGACGAAGCCTGCGCGGCCGGATCCGAAGGATATGGACGAGGACGAGCTGGAGATGCTGTCGGAGGCGAGAGCTAGGTTGGCCAATACGCAGGgtaagaaggccaagaggaaggCGCGGGAGAAGCAGCTGGAGGAGGCGAGGAGGTTGGCCGCGCTGCAGAAGAGGAGGGAGTTGAGAGCTGCGGGAATTGGATTGGGGAACCGGAAGCGGAAGTTGAAAGGGATTGACTATAACTCGGAAGTTCCGTTCGAGAAGACTCCGGCGCCGGGATTCTACGATACTTCGGAGGAATTTGTGGTTCCGATTGCGGCGGATTTCTCGAGCTTGAGACAGCAGCAGTTGGACGGGGAGTTGAGGACGGAGAAGGAAGCCAGGGAGCGTAAAAAGGATAAAGAGAAGCTGAAGCAAAAGAAGGAGAACGATGTTCCGTTGGCGATGCTGCAGAATCAAGAACCGGCGAAGAAACGCTCCAAGCTGGTGCTGCCGGAACCGCAGATTTCGGATCAGGAGTTGCAGCAGGTCGTGAAGTTGGGGCGGGCCAGTGAGATTGCCAAGGAAGTGGCTTCGGAATCGGGGGTGGAAACGACGGATGCCCTGCTGGCAGATTACAGTATAACTCCTCAGGTGGCGGCTACTCCCAGGACTCCTGCTCCGGTGACGGATCGCATTCTGCAGGAAGCTCAGAACATGATGGCGCTGACACACGTGGACACGCCCCTGAAGGGCGGAGCAAATACTCCTTTGACCCAGTCGGATTTCTCCGGGGCTCTTCCTCAGAGTCTAGTCGTTGCCACGCCCAATACGGTGCTGGCCACTCCTTTTAGATCGACTCGTGGCCCAGATGGAGCTGCCACCCCAGCAGGATTCCTAACTCCGGGCTCCGGAGCATTGGTTCCGGTTGGAGCTACTCCAGCCCAGCCGGGAGCGACCCCCAACTTTGTCCGAGACAAGTTGAACATCAACGCAGAGGAAACAATGTCCGTGACGGAAACCCCGGCTGCCTACAAGAACTACCAAAAGCAGCTCAAGTCATCTCTGAAAGAAGGACTTGCTTCCCTGCCAACTCCAAGGAACGACTACGAAATCGTGGTCCCGGACAACGAAACGGACGAACTGGCGGACGATGGCACCGGAGGGGAACCATGGGTGGCGGATCAAGCCGATGTTGATGCCCTCCGTAAGCAAGAGCAACGCGCCCGGGACGCCAAGGAGCTGTCCCTTCGCTCACAGGTCATCCAACGAGAACTCCCGAGACCCCTGGATATCAACATGACTGTCCTTCGTCCCTCCAACGAAATGCACGGCCTGACCGAACTCCAACGCGCCGAAGAGTTGGTCAAGCAGGAAATGGTCAAAATACTCAACTACGACGCCATCCGCAATCCAGTGGTCAACCCACAAGCTCCACCCGTCAAAAAGAACCCCCTGGCCCAGCATCTGGCCTATCTGGAGCAGCACCCGTACGGTGACATTGACGAATCGGACCTGGACGCCGCCAAAGACCTCCTCAAAGAGGAAATGGGTGTCGTCAAGGGCGGAATGGCTCACGGTGACCTCTCCCTGGAAAGCTACACCCAAGTCTGGCAGGAATGCCTCTCCCAGGTCCTCTACCTTCCCAGCCAGAACCGCTATACCCGTGCCAATCTGGCCAGCAAAAAGGACCGCATCGAATCGGCCGAGAAACGGCTCGAAATCAACCGCAAGCACATGGCCAAGGAGGCCAAACGATGCGGCAAAATCGAAAAGAAACTCAAAATTCTTACCGGAGGCTACCAAGCACGCGCCCAGGCTCTCGTGAAGCAGTTCCAGGACACCAACGAGCAGATCGAGCAGAACAACCTGGCCCTATCCACGTTCAAATTCCTCGCGTCCCAGGAGGATCTGGCCATTCCCAAGCGCCTCGAGTCGCTCACCGAGGACGTAATGCGTCAAACCGAACGTGAGAAGGCACTTCAAAAACGCTACGCACAACTGACCGAGGAATTTCGGGAGCTGTTTAGGGACGAGTTGGGACCGACGCAGCAGGTTCAACAGCCGCAACCACAGCAGCGACAGCGCCGGCAGAGACACGAGCAGCAACCCCAGAGGATGCAGAACGGTAAGAAGGAGGAGGTGGTGGATGAGGTTGTAGCGGAGGAACAGCAGCCCCAGCAGGAGGAAGCCGTGCCGAAGGAAGCTGCCGAGGAGAGGGAACAGCAGCAGCAGGAGGAAGAAGTGGAACAGCAACCGGAGGAGCAGGATGAGCAGCCTCAAGAGGATGGGGAACCGATGGACTGCCAAAGGGATGATGAGGAACAAGAGTAA